A single Aminobacterium mobile DSM 12262 DNA region contains:
- a CDS encoding permease, with protein sequence MQILKATWDFFQNQILAMKWLNELIGSEFNALGLDTTNRWMGSIQFFAYDVIKITLLLCFLIFIISYIQSYFPPERSKKILGRFHGIGANTVAALLGTVTPFCSCSSIPLFIGFTRAGLSLGVSFSFLISSPMVDLGSLVLLMSIFGAKIAVLYVVLGLIIAIIGGTIIKRLDMGEYVESFITTGGSVDIESPDLTRHDRLVFAKEQVIDTFKKVFPYILIGVGIGAGIHNWIPQSWVENILGSGNSFAVILATLMGVPMYADIFGTIPVAEALLSKGAQLGAILSFMMGVTTLSLPSMIMLRKVIKPKLLALFIAICTIGIIIVGYLFNVFQALII encoded by the coding sequence ATGCAAATATTAAAAGCGACCTGGGATTTCTTCCAGAATCAAATACTGGCGATGAAATGGCTAAACGAATTAATCGGCAGTGAATTTAATGCATTAGGTCTTGACACAACTAATCGTTGGATGGGAAGTATTCAATTTTTTGCTTATGATGTTATTAAAATTACCCTACTTTTGTGTTTCCTGATTTTTATAATTAGCTATATTCAAAGCTATTTCCCGCCGGAGCGGAGTAAAAAAATCTTGGGACGCTTCCATGGAATTGGCGCGAATACTGTTGCTGCTTTACTTGGTACGGTAACGCCTTTTTGCTCGTGTTCGTCCATTCCACTATTTATCGGCTTTACCAGGGCAGGACTATCGCTGGGAGTGTCGTTTTCGTTTCTTATATCCTCTCCTATGGTTGATTTGGGTTCTCTTGTTCTTTTAATGAGCATTTTCGGAGCGAAGATAGCTGTTCTTTATGTTGTTCTCGGCTTAATTATCGCCATTATTGGCGGTACCATAATTAAAAGACTGGATATGGGGGAATACGTAGAGAGCTTTATTACCACAGGTGGTAGTGTAGACATCGAATCTCCTGACCTTACAAGGCATGACCGTTTGGTTTTTGCCAAAGAACAGGTAATCGACACATTCAAAAAAGTTTTTCCATATATATTGATAGGAGTTGGAATAGGCGCAGGTATTCACAATTGGATTCCACAATCTTGGGTTGAAAATATTTTAGGTAGTGGTAATTCCTTTGCTGTTATCCTTGCCACTCTTATGGGAGTTCCGATGTATGCTGATATTTTTGGGACTATCCCGGTTGCAGAAGCTTTATTAAGTAAAGGAGCACAACTTGGTGCTATTCTGTCCTTCATGATGGGGGTTACTACGTTATCTTTACCATCTATGATTATGCTTCGTAAAGTAATTAAGCCCAAGCTTCTGGCGCTTTTCATTGCAATCTGTACAATCGGAATCATAATTGTCGGTTATTTATTCAACGTTTTTCAGGCGTTGATAATTTAG
- a CDS encoding ArsR/SmtB family transcription factor yields the protein MDTTYEDYAKVFKAFCDEKRLRILELLRSGEKCACKLLEDMDIGQSSLSYHMKILVESGVVESRQDGKWTHYTISEKGSDYAAELLKELTKLDTANTNGIYCRA from the coding sequence TTGGATACAACATATGAGGATTACGCAAAAGTGTTTAAGGCATTTTGCGATGAAAAACGTCTGCGGATACTTGAACTGTTACGCAGTGGAGAAAAGTGTGCCTGCAAGTTATTAGAAGATATGGACATAGGTCAATCATCGCTATCTTATCATATGAAAATTCTGGTTGAATCGGGTGTTGTAGAGAGTCGACAGGATGGCAAATGGACACACTATACAATCAGCGAGAAAGGTAGCGACTATGCGGCCGAGCTACTTAAAGAATTGACAAAACTAGATACAGCGAATACAAACGGTATTTATTGTAGGGCTTAA
- a CDS encoding cupin domain-containing protein — MENQKKYNYNQQMNIKFNYLEKITIKDIISNNTDRWFNQSLCEVNSSVLRLGIFEGEYHMHKHENDDEVFFVLEGAMILETEKGNFNLEQYEGTCVPKGTMHRPVVPEGKAVVLMIENKGIDPIGTV; from the coding sequence ATGGAAAATCAAAAGAAATATAATTACAATCAACAAATGAATATTAAATTTAATTATCTGGAAAAAATTACTATTAAAGATATTATTAGTAATAATACGGACAGATGGTTTAATCAATCATTATGTGAAGTAAACTCATCTGTTTTAAGACTTGGAATATTTGAAGGCGAGTACCACATGCACAAGCATGAGAATGACGATGAAGTTTTTTTTGTATTAGAGGGTGCTATGATATTGGAAACAGAAAAAGGTAATTTTAATCTGGAACAATACGAAGGAACTTGTGTGCCAAAAGGCACAATGCATAGACCAGTGGTACCAGAAGGCAAGGCTGTAGTTTTAATGATTGAAAATAAAGGGATTGACCCTATTGGTACGGTGTGA
- the rlmD gene encoding 23S rRNA (uracil(1939)-C(5))-methyltransferase RlmD yields the protein MGTPILHKENQHIELEIDALSNDGNGIAREKNGSYVYFVPGALPGERVRVTVLQKKKTYGIADVEEILSPHPQRVEPKCRWYSLCGGCQLQHFSYNAQLEAKKDFVRDAFRRIAHMNIEDILSPCVPSPRQWGYRNKASFPVQGAKDGIETGFYRRRSHDLVPIDFCPLLEPALNEMYVYMREALPALGILPYNEKNHSGMLRHLVFRYGSFSKEAAICFVCRRRLSKKDNKNIRELWEKFQGENINVAGVLVNHNPHRGNAILGRHSTILSGRSWLREYLDSLEIRYEATAFLQVNSYQAKQLYQHGVHSLRSSSADHLLELYAGVGSMTLFFAPAAAQITAVEEWPSAVEAMKENAKINRFSNIKVCGGRAEEIISSLKGPFEAVILDPPRSGCAPEVISKILELNPAKILYVACNPATLARDISRLCGEGRYTLKSLQPFDMFPQTAHVECVALIEREKA from the coding sequence TTGGGAACGCCTATTCTTCATAAAGAAAATCAACATATAGAGTTAGAGATAGATGCATTAAGTAATGACGGTAATGGCATAGCTCGAGAGAAAAATGGCAGCTATGTCTACTTTGTTCCTGGTGCATTACCTGGTGAGAGGGTAAGAGTTACGGTTTTACAAAAAAAGAAAACCTATGGTATTGCAGATGTAGAGGAAATCCTTTCCCCACATCCACAGCGAGTAGAACCGAAGTGTCGCTGGTATTCTCTTTGCGGCGGATGCCAGTTGCAGCATTTTTCTTATAATGCTCAACTTGAGGCAAAAAAAGATTTCGTTCGGGATGCCTTCCGTCGTATTGCTCATATGAATATAGAAGATATCCTGTCTCCTTGTGTGCCCAGTCCGCGCCAATGGGGATACAGAAACAAGGCTTCCTTCCCTGTGCAAGGAGCAAAAGATGGCATAGAAACTGGCTTCTATCGCCGCCGAAGCCACGACTTAGTCCCAATCGATTTTTGTCCTCTTCTGGAGCCCGCTTTAAACGAGATGTATGTTTATATGAGAGAGGCTTTACCTGCCTTAGGGATTCTTCCTTATAATGAAAAAAATCATTCCGGAATGTTACGTCATCTGGTTTTTAGATATGGCAGCTTTTCTAAAGAAGCAGCAATTTGTTTTGTATGTAGAAGAAGATTGTCGAAAAAAGATAACAAAAATATCCGAGAGCTTTGGGAAAAGTTTCAAGGGGAAAATATAAATGTGGCAGGTGTACTTGTTAATCATAATCCTCATCGTGGGAATGCTATATTAGGTCGTCATTCGACTATCCTTTCAGGACGTTCATGGCTTCGAGAATATCTTGACTCCCTGGAAATTCGTTATGAAGCGACAGCTTTCCTACAGGTGAACAGTTATCAAGCCAAGCAATTATATCAACATGGGGTCCATTCCCTTCGCTCTTCTTCTGCGGATCATTTACTCGAACTTTATGCGGGAGTTGGATCTATGACCCTCTTTTTTGCTCCTGCCGCTGCACAAATTACTGCGGTGGAGGAGTGGCCAAGCGCTGTAGAAGCAATGAAAGAAAATGCGAAAATTAATAGATTTTCTAATATAAAAGTTTGTGGAGGAAGGGCGGAAGAAATAATATCAAGCCTCAAGGGGCCTTTTGAGGCCGTTATCCTTGATCCACCTCGAAGCGGATGTGCTCCAGAAGTAATAAGTAAAATATTGGAATTGAATCCGGCTAAAATTTTATATGTAGCATGTAATCCGGCAACTTTAGCGAGGGATATATCTCGACTTTGTGGGGAAGGTCGCTATACGTTAAAATCTTTACAGCCATTTGATATGTTTCCACAAACTGCCCATGTTGAGTGCGTCGCGTTAATAGAGAGAGAAAAGGCTTGA
- a CDS encoding cation:proton antiporter: MHSLYYLAIVLFAGLFMAKIVRKFKLPNVTGYILAGVFIGPSFLGFIPREAVSSFNILSEAALGFIAYSIGSEFNLKHLQKLGPSILWITIAESLGAMLAVTSAMVLIFKQPIAFSLILGSIAAATAPAATIMVIRQYNARGVVVDTLLPVVAMDDAVAIMAFGIAIGIAQSLSSVGGGNVSLLKITVELLLEIFIAIGLGGCIGLFLSIISGRLKGQETLLSFTIACIFLAVGIASELKVSSLLASMTVGATVSNLVYHRDRVLSVVDRLTPPIFVSFFTISGADLKLSVLRQVGLLGVGYVIFRIVGKIIGSYIGAKWTKAPATVQKYLGLTLVPQAGVAIGLSLLAEKSLPGMGVALRNIILGSTVIYELIGPVIAKQALLMAGEISSDNS; encoded by the coding sequence GTGCACTCTTTGTATTATCTCGCCATAGTCCTCTTTGCCGGGCTCTTTATGGCGAAAATTGTAAGGAAATTTAAATTACCTAATGTAACAGGTTATATTTTAGCGGGAGTCTTTATTGGCCCCTCTTTTTTAGGCTTTATCCCTCGCGAAGCTGTCTCTTCTTTCAATATTCTTTCAGAGGCTGCTTTAGGGTTTATTGCTTATAGCATCGGTAGTGAATTTAATCTTAAGCATTTACAGAAATTAGGCCCGTCTATTCTCTGGATTACAATTGCGGAATCTTTAGGGGCGATGCTCGCTGTTACGAGTGCTATGGTCTTGATTTTCAAGCAACCGATAGCTTTTAGTCTTATTCTGGGATCCATTGCAGCGGCTACTGCCCCTGCTGCGACAATTATGGTGATTAGACAATATAATGCGAGAGGGGTTGTTGTCGATACCCTCCTTCCTGTTGTGGCCATGGATGATGCTGTAGCCATTATGGCCTTTGGAATAGCCATTGGAATTGCCCAGTCATTGTCATCGGTAGGTGGAGGAAATGTTTCTCTACTCAAAATAACGGTAGAGCTTTTGTTAGAGATCTTTATCGCTATTGGCTTAGGGGGATGTATTGGTCTTTTCCTTTCCATTATTTCCGGACGACTAAAGGGGCAAGAGACTCTCCTTTCTTTTACTATAGCTTGTATTTTTTTAGCGGTGGGGATTGCTTCTGAATTAAAAGTATCATCTCTTCTCGCATCTATGACGGTTGGAGCTACTGTATCAAATTTAGTGTATCACCGAGATCGAGTTTTATCTGTAGTGGATCGTTTAACACCGCCGATTTTTGTCAGTTTTTTTACGATATCAGGGGCGGATTTGAAACTTTCAGTTCTTCGTCAAGTGGGTTTGCTTGGAGTGGGGTATGTGATTTTTAGGATAGTAGGGAAAATTATAGGGTCTTATATAGGGGCAAAATGGACTAAGGCACCGGCTACTGTGCAAAAGTATTTGGGGTTAACTCTTGTTCCTCAGGCTGGTGTGGCTATAGGCCTTTCTCTTTTGGCAGAAAAATCGCTTCCCGGGATGGGAGTTGCATTGAGAAATATTATTCTTGGATCTACAGTTATATATGAACTAATCGGACCTGTTATAGCAAAACAAGCTCTCTTAATGGCAGGGGAAATTTCTTCAGATAATTCTTAG